One region of Eupeodes corollae chromosome 1, idEupCoro1.1, whole genome shotgun sequence genomic DNA includes:
- the LOC129940823 gene encoding phospholipase A2 group XV-like, protein MIKKAKLFIILIIVIAAASISVVHSRSTQSIDRDTESASASGRHKRLSPVVFVPGDGGNQLDAQLNKTSSVHVFCQKHTDWFNIWLNLELLVPLVISCWIDNVKLQYDNITRTTHNTPGVKIRIPGWGDPEVVEWIDPTKAKSGGYFKDIADQLVQLGYERKKSIFGAPYDFRKAPNENAEWFINLKQLVEDAYDLNDQTPITFITHSMGSPMTLVFLQRQTQQWKSKYVARVVSVAGAWAGSVKAVKVYAMGDDLDSFALSGKVMREQQISTPSTAFLLPSPLFWKNSEVLVETPSRQYTMSQLEDFFNDIDFRDGWEMRKDNIKYSLNFAPPDVELHCIYGSNVATVEKLVYKKDNLVGEIPMLIKGDGDGTVNSRSLKACQYWQNFQRPNITLIDVPNADHMSILGDPQVLKYIRTIFS, encoded by the coding sequence ATGATAAAGAAAGCAAAACTATTTATAATTCTTATTATCGTTATCGCCGCCGCTTCTATTTCTGTGGTCCACTCAAGGTCGACGCAGTCTATTGATAGGGATACGGAAAGTGCTAGTGCAAGTGGTAGACACAAACGACTATCGCCTGTGGTCTTTGTACCCGGCGATGGTGGCAATCAGCTCGACGCTCAACTCAATAAGACCTCTAGTGTGCACGTGTTCTGCCAGAAACACACCGACTGGTTCAACATCTGGCTTAATCTGGAGCTCCTCGTACCGCTGGTAATAAGTTGCTGGATTGACAATGTGAAGTTGCAGTATGACAACATAACGCGGACAACGCACAACACGCCCGGGGTTAAGATCCGCATACCTGGGTGGGGCGATCCCGAGGTGGTCGAATGGATCGATCCCACTAAAGCAAAGTCTGGAGGCTATTTCAAGGACATCGCTGACCAGTTGGTTCAACTCGGCTATGAACGGAAGAAGTCGATATTTGGGGCGCCCTACGACTTTCGCAAAGCTCCAAATGAGAATGCCGAATGGTTTATCAACCTCAAGCAGTTGGTTGAAGATGCATACGATTTGAATGACCAGACCCCAATCACATTCATCACACACAGCATGGGAAGTCCCATGACGTTGGTGTTCTTGCAACGACAAACCCAACAATGGAAGTCAAAATATGTCGCCAGAGTAGTGAGCGTCGCTGGGGCGTGGGCTGGCAGCGTTAAGGCGGTCAAAGTCTATGCCATGGGTGATGATTTGGATTCGTTTGCGCTTAGTGGAAAGGTGATGCGTGAACAACAAATTTCGACGCCATCCACAGCCTTCCTCCTTCCATCGCCATTATTCTGGAAGAATTCCGAAGTTCTCGTTGAGACACCATCGCGACAATACACTATGTCTCAGTTGGAGGACTTCTTCAATGACATCGATTTCCGAGATGGCTGGGAGATGCGAAAAGACAACATCAAATACTCGTTGAATTTTGCTCCGCCAGATGTTGAGTTGCATTGCATCTACGGCTCGAATGTGGCTACAGTAGAGAAATTGGTCTACAAGAAGGACAACCTAGTCGGAGAGATTCCGATGCTTATCAAAGGCGACGGCGACGGCACAGTGAATTCTAGATCTCTTAAAGCCTGCCAATATTGGCAGAATTTTCAACGGCCAAATATAACACTTATTGATGTGCCAAATGCGGATCATATGTCGATTCTGGGTGATCCTCAGGTTCTTAAATACATAAGaactattttttcataa